In Lemur catta isolate mLemCat1 chromosome 1, mLemCat1.pri, whole genome shotgun sequence, one DNA window encodes the following:
- the LOC123642665 gene encoding keratin-associated protein 13-1-like — MSYNCCSGNFSSRSFGGYLRHPSSSCGSSFPSNLVYSPDLCSPSTFQLGSSLYSDFQDNCHEPTSIRTSYVVSSPCQTSCYRPRTSLICSPCQTTYSPSVRFGSSSCHSLGCGPSGFRPLNYGGCGFPSQSCASGFYRPTYLASRSCQSSCFRPTCGSGFY; from the coding sequence ATGTCCTACAACTGCTGCTCTGGAAACTTCTCCTCCCGCTCCTTTGGGGGCTACCTGCGCCACCCAAGCTCCTCCTGTGGCTCTTCCTTCCCCAGCAACTTGGTCTACAGCCCTGACCTCTGCTCTCCCAGCACCTTCCAGCTGGGCTCCTCTCTCTACAGTGACTTTCAAGACAACTGCCATGAGCCCACCAGCATCCGGACATCCTATGTGGTGTCCAGCCCCTGCCAGACATCCTGCTACCGCCCAAGGACCTCCTTGATCTGCAGTCCCTGCCAGACAACTTACTCTCCATCTGTACGCTTTGGGTCCAGCAGCTGCCAttccctgggctgtggacccAGCGGCTTCAGACCCCTGAATTATGGAGGCTGTGGCTTCCCTTCTCAGAGCTGTGCATCAGGATTCTACCGCCCAACCTACTTGGCTTCTAGGAGCTGCCAGTCTTCTTGCTTCAGACCAACCTGTGGATCTGGCTTCTATTGA
- the LOC123642659 gene encoding keratin-associated protein 13-2-like: MSYNCCSANFSSHSFVGYLHYPSSPCGSSFPSNLVYSPDLCSPSTCQLGSSLYSDFQENCHEPTSIRTSYVVSSPCQTSCYCPRTSLLCSPCQTTYSGSLGFGSSSCRSLGYGSSGFRPLSYRGCGFGYGFSRPTYLASRSCQSSCYRPIYRSTFCRSTC; encoded by the coding sequence ATGTCCTACAACTGCTGCTCTGCAAACTTCTCCTCCCACTCCTTTGTGGGCTACCTGCACTACCCAAGCTCCCCCTGTGGCTCTTCCTTCCCCAGCAACCTGGTCTACAGCCCTGACCTCTGCTCTCCCAGCACCTGCCAGCTGGGCTCCTCTCTCTACAGTGACTTTCAGGAGAACTGCCATGAGCCCACCAGCATCCGGACATCCTATGTGGTGTCCAGTCCCTGCCAGACGTCCTGCTACTGCCCCAGGACCTCCTTGCTCTGCAGTCCCTGCCAGACGACTTACTCTGGATCTCTGGGCTTTGGGTCCAGCAGCTGCCGCTCCCTGGGCTATGGATCCAGTGGCTTCAGACCCCTCAGTTATCGAGGCTGTGGCTTTGGGTATGGATTCAGCCGCCCAACCTACTTGGCTTCTAGGAGCTGCCAGTCTTCTTGTTACAGACCAATTTATAGATCAACCTTCTGTAGGTCAACTTGCTGA